One Bythopirellula goksoeyrii genomic window, GGGTTCGGTCGCACAACGGCTTTAGCTACCTCAGGAGGATACGATCGAGCAGCATTCTACGATACAACTGGCAACGACGTGTACGTAACGTGGTCCGATCGGGCCGTGCTTTACGGATCCGGTTATTACAACGACGCACGTGGTTTCGAGAGAACAACTGCCTTGGCAACCCGCGGCGGATACGACCAAGCCGTATTTTTCGACTCGCCAGGCAACGATGTCTACGTGGCGTGGTCCAATCAGGCTGTGATCTACGGACCGAGTTCAAATTACTACCACGACGCCCGAGGTTTTGATCGGACGACAGCATCCGCAACTGCCGGCGGATATGATCAGGCTGTGTTCTTCGACTCTGTAGGCGACGACGTATATGTGGCGTGGTCAAACCAAGCCTACATGTACTGCAATGGATACCGAAATGAAGCTCGCGGATTCGATCGCACGAAAGCTCAAGCCACTTCGGGAGGTAATGATCTTGCTATATTCTACGACTCGGCAGGCGACGACCGTGTAGTCGCGGCAGCGTGGGGAGCCTATGTAGCTGGCGGTGTCTTTCACAACGAGGCTCGTGACTTCGACGACATTACCGTTCACTTAACCAATGGTGGCAACGACGAAACAGATATAGTGGCAGCCGACTATGCGTTTCAACTCCTGGGCCAATCCTCATGAATCGTGATGAACTGATTCACGGCGTAGACCGACTTAGGCAGCGTGACGACAGCCACCGCTTTCCAGAGTCGAACGCAACGTATCAACGACAAGTGCGAGTTGTGAGTCCGACATGTTCGACCCGCTAGGCAAGCACAGACCCCTTTGGAAAAGATCATCCGCTACGCCACTGTTGCGTACTCTGCAGCCGATGAACACTGGCTGTTGATGCATAGGTTTCCACAACGGGCGCAACTCGATTTCCTCTGCCAACATTGCGGCGCAAACTTCTGACGGAGAAACGCTATGGACCTGAGGATCCAATAGCAGACACGACAGCCAGCGTGTCGATTGGCCGAACGTGGCTTCGGGCATAAATTCAATACCTGGCAGTTCGCCGAGTGTGTTGCGGTAGCAATCGAAATTTGCCCGCCGCTTGGCAACTCGCTCGTCCAATAGGGTAAGCTGTCCACGACCAACAGCCGCCAAGAGATTGCTTAGTCGATAATTATATCCGATCTGGGAGTGTTCGTAGTGAAGTGCCGGATCGCGTGCCTGACAGGCCAGGTGGCGAACCTGTGACGCCCACTCTGAGTTTTCGGTGACTAGCATGCCGCCACCGCTCGTCGTAATAATCTTGTTTCCGTTGAAGGAAAAACAGCCAATATCGGCAAGTGTGCCTGCCTGTTGACCGCGATAGGTCGCACCTAATGCTTCCGCCGCATCTTCAATCACCGTAATTCCATACTGCCGACATAATGAAAGGATCGGCTCCCAGTCGGCACACTGGCCGCACACGTCGACTACTAGTACTGCCTTGGGCAGACGTCCCAATTTAGCGGACACGCGCAGTTCGTCTTCGAGCAGTTCAGGATCCATGTTCCAGCTTTGACGTTCGCTATCGATAAAGACAGGAGTCGCTCCCACGTACCGGATAGCATTGGCAGTGGCAGCGAAAGTCAGCGTAGACGTTATCACCACATCGCCTGGGCCGACGCCGGCGACAAGTAAGGCCAGATGTAGCGCGGCCGTCCCACTTGAGAGTGCTACCGCATGCGACACGCCAAGTTTCTCAGCGAACTCATCTTCGAGTCCATCAACGTGAGGCCCGAGAGGAGCGATCCAATTCGAATCAAACGCCTCCAACAGTAACTCGCGATCTTTAGGAGACATGTGGGGAGGAGACAAGTAGATTCTCTGCATGATTTTTCCTATGCGGCATGCCGCTTGTTCGGAGCCAATTTGCGCGCCGGCACTCCGACGACAGTCATGCCGGAAGGAACGTCGCGTGTCACGACTGCACCTGCACCTACCCGCGCAGAGTCCCCTATTTGCACACCCGGTAGCACAATAGCGCCAGCGCCAATCAAAACGCCTCGACCCACCTGAACTCCACCGGTGAGGCACGCTCCACAGCTAACGTGCGTCCCCGGGCCGATTCGGCAATCGTGCTCAATGGTCGCATTGCAGTTGACAATGGCATGGTCGCCGACGACAGCGTCGGTATGGACGACAGAGTTTGGGAGTATTAGCACACCAGAACCGATCTTAGCGTAATCGTCGACGTATGCGGCAGGATGTATAACAGATGCCCAGGGCAAATTCATCTTATCCACCAGTTCAAGTCGAAGTACATTGTCCCCAATAGCCAATAGAGTTGGAAGAGGACTCTGCCGGTAGATAGCATCCAACGGACCAAAAATAGGAGCGCCAATAAGCGCTGAGTTCCACATACTGGGGTCGTCATCGAACACCGCAGCTACGCGAATACCGCATGCTTGCGCAGCGCGCACCGCCACCTTGCCATGCCCACCGGCACCAATCACAAAAATTTCCTTAGGCTGATCGGTCATAGTATGTGTTCGTATAGCGTGGAACATTGAATCGCGGCATTGTTTCGTGACCGTCGGCAGAAACATCTCGTCGCATCAGCACAGCAAGAATGGTTAGCACAAGGATCTTCCAATCCAACCAGAGTGATTGATTGCGCACATACCAAACGTCAAGTGTAAATCGTTCTTCCCAGGAAGTCTTGTTTCGCCCACGTACTTGTGCCCAGCCTGTGATGCCGGGTCTCACATCATGACGTCGAGCTTGCTCAATGCTATACAGCGACAGATATTCCATCAGCAAAGGCCGTGGACCGACCAGGCTCATATCCCCACTTAGGACGTTCCACAGTTCCGGAAGCTCATCGAGGCTTGTACTGCGGAGAAATTGGCCGAAGGGCGTTAGACGCTCCGCGTCTGAAAGGAGTTGGCCCGCGGTATCCGTGGCATCGTTCATGGTTCTGAACTTATAAATGTTAAACGGATGGCCTTTTTTGCCGGAGCGGGTTTGCACGAATATCACAGGCGATCCCAATTTGTAGCGCACTAGTACAGCGATGACGATGAGCACCGGCGAAACTATGAGCAAGCCAAGTGCTGCCACGCACCGGTCGAATAGTGGCTTGAAGTAATCGCGGTAGATTGAAGAGGGTAACGGCATCGAAGTGGCTCATGGGAGTTAGGCAGCAAGCTGCCGTGCAGATGCAAGCAATTCAAGACGGCTAACGAACTTTGGATAAATACTTTGGGTGTGGAAGTGGCGCTTCCAAGTTTCGTAGCCTCGGCGGCGGAGGGCATCCAACCTATCTGGGCTTTCGAGTAATTGCCCCAGCACCTTCGCCAAAGAATCGGGCGAGCCTGCTTCGTACGTGACGCCGCACTGGTGCCGCTCGAGCAATTCGGCCAGCTCGCCTCGCAAGCTCGACACGTTAGCAAGACGACCAGCCATATACTCGAAGGGCTTATTGGGTAATCCTTGAGTGGCATCGGCGGCGTAGGCGCAAATGCCGATTTGGGAGATTGAAGTGACCACCTGCAACATTGCCGCGTCGACCCAACCAAGAAAAAAAACATTGGTTAGATTTAGCCTTCTTGCATGCTGCTCAAGTGCCTGACGGCTAGAACCATCGCCACAAATAACGAACTGCAACTGGCCATAGCCGCGGCTCCGCAACCTCTCGGCTGCCAATAACAACGTCTTCAGATCATAGCTTCGTTCGAGAGATCCAGAAAAAAAACAAGTGGTAGAGGAAAGATCGATACCTTGCTCATGAAGTTGCCTTCGATGCTCAGCCAGTATCTCGGGAGCAACCTTCTCTGGTTCAAATCCGATTGGAACGACTCCGTCTTGAGAGCCTCGTCCACGATCTGCCTGCCTTAACGCCCAATCGAGATAGCCTTGCGAGACGCCAACGAGTGCATCGGCATCACGGCAAATGCGTTGGGTCAGCCGACGATAAGGCTGCACAGCCAATTCACCGGCTCTGCGAG contains:
- a CDS encoding sugar transferase; protein product: MPLPSSIYRDYFKPLFDRCVAALGLLIVSPVLIVIAVLVRYKLGSPVIFVQTRSGKKGHPFNIYKFRTMNDATDTAGQLLSDAERLTPFGQFLRSTSLDELPELWNVLSGDMSLVGPRPLLMEYLSLYSIEQARRHDVRPGITGWAQVRGRNKTSWEERFTLDVWYVRNQSLWLDWKILVLTILAVLMRRDVSADGHETMPRFNVPRYTNTYYDRSA
- a CDS encoding acetyltransferase, with protein sequence MTDQPKEIFVIGAGGHGKVAVRAAQACGIRVAAVFDDDPSMWNSALIGAPIFGPLDAIYRQSPLPTLLAIGDNVLRLELVDKMNLPWASVIHPAAYVDDYAKIGSGVLILPNSVVHTDAVVGDHAIVNCNATIEHDCRIGPGTHVSCGACLTGGVQVGRGVLIGAGAIVLPGVQIGDSARVGAGAVVTRDVPSGMTVVGVPARKLAPNKRHAA
- a CDS encoding glycosyltransferase family 4 protein, which codes for MQTWLLHIGERLPIDEGARCYRYGYLARELASRGHNVLRWAPTFSHFDKKHRFQSDHRVEIASRYSIQFVHSTGYERNISLKRAWVYQSLGRRIRTMMTHESRPDLIVAAVPSPEWAAAAVDYGRANDVPVVLDVRDLWPDVFLNAVPRFARRAGELAVQPYRRLTQRICRDADALVGVSQGYLDWALRQADRGRGSQDGVVPIGFEPEKVAPEILAEHRRQLHEQGIDLSSTTCFFSGSLERSYDLKTLLLAAERLRSRGYGQLQFVICGDGSSRQALEQHARRLNLTNVFFLGWVDAAMLQVVTSISQIGICAYAADATQGLPNKPFEYMAGRLANVSSLRGELAELLERHQCGVTYEAGSPDSLAKVLGQLLESPDRLDALRRRGYETWKRHFHTQSIYPKFVSRLELLASARQLAA
- a CDS encoding DegT/DnrJ/EryC1/StrS family aminotransferase, giving the protein MQRIYLSPPHMSPKDRELLLEAFDSNWIAPLGPHVDGLEDEFAEKLGVSHAVALSSGTAALHLALLVAGVGPGDVVITSTLTFAATANAIRYVGATPVFIDSERQSWNMDPELLEDELRVSAKLGRLPKAVLVVDVCGQCADWEPILSLCRQYGITVIEDAAEALGATYRGQQAGTLADIGCFSFNGNKIITTSGGGMLVTENSEWASQVRHLACQARDPALHYEHSQIGYNYRLSNLLAAVGRGQLTLLDERVAKRRANFDCYRNTLGELPGIEFMPEATFGQSTRWLSCLLLDPQVHSVSPSEVCAAMLAEEIELRPLWKPMHQQPVFIGCRVRNSGVADDLFQRGLCLPSGSNMSDSQLALVVDTLRSTLESGGCRHAA